The following proteins are co-located in the Vicia villosa cultivar HV-30 ecotype Madison, WI unplaced genomic scaffold, Vvil1.0 ctg.001053F_1_1_1, whole genome shotgun sequence genome:
- the LOC131632942 gene encoding uncharacterized protein LOC131632942: MYDEIHGSHTDMSWKVMFYKNYARPRACFITWLAFWGRLPTKDRLAKINITTDGVCSFCGEQENIMHLFFQCRYTAQIWCCILNWLGYQRNTWDWRQESIWMSMEAKKKGWKRILLRMAATETIHHLWQARNALCFEQISPSPDLVHQIKAAVVLRAQFIKCVKNHVQLGSFEIN; encoded by the coding sequence ATGTATGATGAGATTCATGGCAGCCACACTGATATGAGTTGGAAAGTAATGTTTTACAAGAATTATGCCCGACCTCGAGCTTGTTTCATCACTTGGCTGGCTTTTTGGGGACGACTCCCTACCAAGGATAGATTAGCAAAAATCAATATCACTACTGATGGTGTTTGCAGTTTCTGTGGTGAGCAGGAGAATATCATGCACCTGTTTTTTCAGTGTAGATACACGGCACAAATATGGTGCTGCATTCTGAACTGGCTAGGATATCAAAGGAATACTTGGGACTGGAGGCAGGAAAGTATATGGATGAGTATGGAAGCAAAAAAGAAGGGATGGAAAAGAATTTTGTTACGCATGGCTGCTACTGAAACTATACACCATTTGTGGCAAGCCAGGAATGCTCTTTGCTTTGAGCAAATATCACCAAGTCCGGATCTTGTCCACCAAATCAAGGCTGCAGTGGTTTTGCGGGCACAATTCATTAAATGTGTGAAAAATCATGTTCAATTAGGTTCCTTTGAGATTAACTAA